In Dyadobacter sp. NIV53, a single window of DNA contains:
- a CDS encoding sigma-70 family RNA polymerase sigma factor, whose product MSETLTNNEYTDDLRYEVFNREFMPHIDSMYNFAFRLTMDEDDANDLVQDTYLKAFRFISSFEQGTNAKAWLFRILKNSFINDYRKKSKEPSKVDYQEVETTYNSEEASDTTYTVDLRADAVQELIGDEVANALNALPVDFRTVIILCDIEGFTYEEMAKILDIPIGTVRSRLHRARNLLKEKLKNYASSMGYDS is encoded by the coding sequence ATGTCAGAGACGCTCACGAATAATGAATACACGGATGATCTTCGCTATGAAGTTTTCAATCGTGAATTCATGCCACACATTGATTCCATGTATAACTTCGCCTTTCGTCTTACTATGGACGAAGACGATGCAAATGACCTGGTGCAGGACACATACTTAAAGGCATTCCGCTTCATTTCTTCTTTTGAACAGGGTACCAATGCTAAAGCATGGCTTTTTCGTATCCTGAAGAATAGTTTTATTAACGACTACCGTAAAAAAAGTAAAGAGCCTTCTAAGGTAGATTATCAGGAAGTAGAAACCACTTATAATTCAGAAGAGGCTTCGGATACTACGTATACGGTGGATCTTCGTGCTGATGCAGTACAGGAACTGATAGGTGACGAGGTTGCAAATGCATTGAACGCTTTACCGGTTGACTTCCGTACTGTAATTATTCTTTGTGATATTGAAGGATTTACCTATGAAGAAATGGCCAAAATCCTGGACATTCCAATTGGTACTGTACGGTCGAGATTACACCGCGCACGTAACCTTTTGAAAGAGAAATTGAAAAATTATGCGAGTTCAATGGGATATGATTCTTAG
- the mreC gene encoding rod shape-determining protein MreC, translating into MLQLVDFVVRNRFFLVFVLLEVLSVWLIVRNNSYWGATYFNTSNYYVAKTLALSNSAKEYTKLGEINSDLANENARLHSMVAILSQKNPTDAPAGYIPDSLFAARFTYTVAKVVDNETTNTNNVITIDKGSADGIKPGMGVISATGVVGKVRFCSENYSVITSILHSQFMVSSKLVRSNEIGYAKWPGKDPNFIDLVDVSKYTKVFKGDSAVTSNQNSVFPPGIMVGKVESVAVHPDQTFYNIVLRLSTDFRNLSYVYVVQNQQLGEQEALKSLIEERK; encoded by the coding sequence ATGCTTCAACTCGTTGATTTCGTTGTCCGGAATCGTTTCTTTTTGGTATTTGTCCTGCTGGAAGTTCTCAGTGTATGGTTGATTGTGCGCAACAATTCATATTGGGGAGCTACGTACTTTAATACCTCTAATTACTACGTTGCAAAAACACTGGCTCTTTCCAATTCTGCCAAAGAATATACCAAACTAGGGGAAATAAATTCTGATCTAGCAAATGAAAATGCGCGTCTGCATTCAATGGTAGCAATTCTCTCCCAAAAGAACCCAACCGATGCACCTGCCGGATATATTCCTGATTCTCTTTTCGCAGCCAGATTTACGTATACCGTAGCTAAGGTAGTTGATAATGAGACTACTAACACAAACAATGTAATCACAATTGACAAGGGTTCGGCTGACGGTATCAAACCGGGGATGGGTGTTATTTCGGCAACCGGCGTAGTAGGTAAAGTACGCTTTTGTTCTGAAAATTATTCTGTCATTACATCCATCTTACATTCTCAGTTCATGGTGTCGTCCAAGCTCGTTCGCAGCAATGAAATTGGATATGCAAAATGGCCGGGAAAAGATCCTAATTTCATTGATCTGGTAGACGTATCAAAATATACAAAAGTTTTTAAAGGTGATTCGGCAGTAACCTCAAACCAGAACTCCGTTTTTCCTCCCGGAATTATGGTTGGTAAAGTCGAAAGCGTTGCCGTACACCCCGATCAGACTTTTTACAATATTGTACTTCGCCTTTCAACAGACTTCCGGAATCTTTCCTATGTGTATGTGGTACAAAATCAACAACTTGGGGAGCAGGAAGCACTTAAATCACTTATAGAAGAGCGAAAATGA
- a CDS encoding rod shape-determining protein gives MGLFDFLTSDIAIDLGTANTLIIHKDTVVVDEPSIIAMDKTTGKVLAIGHTAMQMHEKTNENIKTIRPLKDGVIADFTAAEMMIRGMIKMIDTGSRFFTPSHRMVVCIPSGITEVEKRAVKDSCEHAGAKEVYMVHEPIAAAIGIGIDITQPNGVMIVDIGGGTTEIAVIALSGIVCEQSVRIAGDVFTRDIVDYMRREHNLLIGERSAELIKMAIGSASPELEVALEDYQVRGRDLMTGIPKEIRVTYSEIAYSLDKSISKIEEGVMKALEISPPELSADIFKNGIWLTGGGALIHGLDRRISQKTKLPVHIADDPLKAVVKGTGEVLKNLELYKPVLIS, from the coding sequence ATGGGATTGTTTGATTTTTTGACAAGCGACATAGCGATAGATTTAGGGACTGCTAATACCCTGATCATCCATAAAGATACAGTAGTTGTTGATGAGCCTTCGATTATAGCCATGGATAAAACCACTGGTAAAGTGTTAGCGATAGGACATACGGCTATGCAAATGCATGAGAAAACGAATGAAAATATAAAAACAATCCGTCCGCTTAAAGATGGTGTGATTGCCGATTTTACTGCTGCAGAAATGATGATAAGAGGTATGATCAAGATGATTGATACCGGAAGTCGTTTTTTTACTCCCTCACACCGTATGGTGGTTTGTATTCCTTCGGGCATTACAGAGGTTGAGAAACGGGCAGTAAAAGACTCCTGTGAGCATGCAGGGGCCAAAGAGGTTTATATGGTTCATGAACCTATTGCAGCTGCCATAGGAATTGGAATTGACATCACCCAGCCAAATGGCGTAATGATCGTTGACATCGGTGGTGGTACCACAGAGATCGCCGTCATTGCATTATCCGGTATCGTATGTGAACAGTCCGTTCGTATTGCCGGCGATGTTTTTACCAGGGATATTGTAGATTACATGCGCCGCGAACACAATCTGCTGATTGGTGAACGTTCTGCTGAATTAATAAAAATGGCTATCGGATCTGCTTCTCCGGAGCTGGAAGTTGCTTTGGAAGATTATCAGGTACGTGGCCGGGATTTGATGACCGGGATTCCAAAAGAAATCAGGGTAACTTATAGTGAGATTGCTTACTCGCTTGATAAATCTATTTCTAAAATTGAAGAAGGTGTAATGAAAGCCCTGGAGATTTCTCCTCCTGAACTTTCGGCAGATATTTTCAAAAACGGAATCTGGCTTACCGGTGGTGGTGCATTGATACATGGTCTTGACCGTCGTATTTCTCAGAAAACCAAGTTACCTGTACACATTGCTGATGATCCGTTAAAAGCGGTTGTAAAGGGTACAGGAGAAGTCCTGAAAAACCTGGAACTGTACAAACCTGTATTGATTTCGTAG
- a CDS encoding GH3 auxin-responsive promoter family protein, translating into MGIKALLSKPLAQYIVTQQQEWISRSMEIQEEWREKLVKKAADTQFGKDHNFKDIRSYADFQRAVPVNDYEDLKTYINKIKEGENDILWPGKPLYFAKTSGTTSGTKYIPISKDSISNHISSARNAILSYIAETGKAQFLDNKLIFLSGSPVLTETGGVLTGRLSGISNHHVPAYLRSNQMPSYETNCIEDWETKLDRIIDETIDQPMSLISGIPPWVQMYFDRITARTGKKIKDVFPDFSLFIYGGVNFEPYRAKLFESIGKRIDSIELYPASEGFFAYQDSQEEEGLLLLLNTGIFYEFIPTENFFDEKPKRLSIGEVETGRNYAMIINNNAGLWGYSLGDTVRFVSVNPYRILVTGRIKHFISAFGEHVIGEEIEKALRYAMERHPETEVVEFTVAPMVTPSQGGLPYHEWLVEFATRPVNIEQFVKDIDGRLTELNVYYDDLIKGNILRQLVMVPLRKNSFIDYMRANGKLGGQNKMPRLSNDRKIADELIKINHSSPVIK; encoded by the coding sequence ATGGGAATTAAAGCACTTTTGAGTAAGCCTTTGGCTCAATATATTGTAACACAACAGCAGGAATGGATTTCCAGAAGTATGGAAATCCAGGAGGAATGGCGTGAAAAACTTGTGAAAAAAGCTGCCGATACCCAATTCGGCAAAGATCATAATTTTAAGGACATACGGTCGTATGCCGATTTTCAACGTGCAGTTCCGGTAAATGACTACGAGGATTTAAAAACATATATCAATAAAATAAAGGAAGGTGAAAATGATATATTATGGCCTGGAAAACCATTGTATTTCGCTAAAACATCGGGTACTACTTCCGGGACAAAATATATTCCTATTTCAAAAGATTCTATTTCGAACCACATCTCTTCGGCCCGAAATGCCATATTAAGCTACATTGCTGAAACTGGTAAAGCTCAGTTTCTCGATAATAAATTGATTTTTCTGTCAGGAAGTCCGGTTTTAACTGAAACAGGCGGTGTATTAACCGGCCGTTTATCTGGTATTTCCAATCATCATGTACCGGCATATCTGCGTTCCAATCAAATGCCGAGTTACGAAACCAATTGTATTGAAGACTGGGAAACGAAGCTGGACAGGATCATTGATGAAACGATAGACCAGCCTATGTCGCTGATTTCCGGTATTCCACCATGGGTACAGATGTATTTTGACAGGATTACGGCCCGGACCGGAAAAAAGATAAAAGACGTATTTCCTGATTTTTCCCTTTTTATTTATGGGGGAGTGAACTTTGAACCATACCGTGCCAAACTTTTTGAATCAATCGGCAAACGCATTGATTCGATAGAACTCTATCCGGCCTCAGAAGGTTTTTTTGCTTATCAGGATTCACAGGAAGAAGAAGGGCTGCTATTGCTTTTGAATACCGGAATTTTCTACGAGTTTATTCCGACCGAAAACTTTTTTGATGAAAAGCCTAAACGGTTATCCATTGGTGAAGTAGAAACTGGCCGGAATTATGCCATGATCATCAACAACAATGCGGGTTTATGGGGCTATTCTCTGGGAGATACAGTAAGATTTGTATCGGTGAATCCTTATAGAATTCTGGTAACGGGCAGGATTAAACATTTTATTTCTGCATTTGGTGAACATGTCATTGGCGAGGAAATTGAAAAAGCACTGCGTTATGCTATGGAACGCCATCCCGAAACGGAGGTTGTGGAATTTACAGTTGCGCCAATGGTAACGCCATCGCAGGGTGGTCTTCCGTATCATGAATGGCTGGTGGAATTTGCTACAAGGCCAGTTAATATCGAGCAATTTGTAAAAGATATAGACGGCAGACTGACGGAATTGAATGTATATTATGACGATTTGATTAAAGGAAATATTTTACGGCAACTTGTAATGGTTCCTTTACGCAAAAATTCATTTATTGATTATATGCGGGCTAACGGAAAGCTCGGCGGGCAAAATAAAATGCCAAGACTGTCAAATGACCGAAAGATTGCGGATGAACTGATTAAAATTAACCATTCCAGTCCGGTTATTAAATGA
- a CDS encoding 1-deoxy-D-xylulose-5-phosphate reductoisomerase, with the protein MIKKRIAILGSTGSIGTQALEVIAANPQTFSVEVLTAQNNADLLIEQAIKFLPKEVVIGNEALYDKVNSALSGFLIKVYSGDSALVSVVESDFIDTVLTAMVGYSGLLPTIHAIKSGKDIALANKETLVVAGELIMGLAKEYNVSIYPVDSEHSAIFQCLAGESENEIEKIILTASGGPFRGKNREFLTSVTKQQALKHPNWAMGAKITIDSATLMNKGLEVIEAKWLFDLTPKQIDVIVHPQSIVHSMVQFGDGSIKAQMGLPDMKLPIQYALHYPHRLKSDFPRLDFADFPSLTFEKPDLETFRNLAVAYRALEKGGNAACIVNAANEVAVDAFLQDKIRFLEISDIIIETVARINFVQNPTYFDYVQTNEAARRFASDMIQVKV; encoded by the coding sequence ATGATAAAGAAAAGAATAGCCATTTTAGGTTCGACCGGCTCGATTGGAACACAGGCACTTGAAGTAATAGCAGCAAATCCTCAGACTTTTTCAGTAGAGGTACTTACCGCACAAAATAATGCAGACCTGCTGATAGAGCAGGCAATAAAATTTCTTCCAAAAGAAGTTGTTATTGGTAACGAAGCACTATACGACAAAGTAAACTCCGCCCTTTCCGGTTTTTTGATAAAAGTCTACAGCGGTGACTCAGCTTTGGTTTCGGTAGTTGAATCGGATTTTATTGATACCGTTTTAACGGCTATGGTTGGTTATTCGGGATTGTTGCCAACGATTCATGCAATAAAATCAGGAAAAGATATTGCGCTCGCCAATAAAGAAACATTGGTCGTAGCCGGAGAGCTGATCATGGGTCTGGCGAAGGAATACAATGTTAGTATTTATCCTGTCGATTCGGAGCATTCAGCTATTTTTCAATGTTTGGCAGGAGAATCTGAAAACGAGATTGAAAAAATTATTCTGACTGCATCTGGTGGCCCTTTTCGTGGAAAAAATCGTGAATTTCTTACTTCAGTAACTAAACAGCAGGCTCTCAAACATCCAAACTGGGCGATGGGAGCCAAAATTACCATCGACTCTGCCACGTTAATGAACAAAGGCCTGGAAGTCATTGAAGCAAAATGGTTATTTGATCTAACTCCGAAGCAAATTGATGTGATTGTGCATCCTCAAAGTATTGTGCATTCAATGGTTCAGTTTGGTGATGGAAGTATTAAGGCTCAAATGGGTTTGCCTGATATGAAATTGCCCATTCAATATGCACTTCATTATCCTCACAGGCTTAAATCTGACTTTCCAAGGCTTGATTTTGCAGATTTCCCTTCATTAACTTTTGAGAAACCTGATCTGGAAACTTTCCGGAATCTTGCTGTTGCTTATCGGGCATTGGAAAAAGGAGGGAATGCTGCCTGTATTGTTAATGCAGCAAATGAAGTAGCCGTTGATGCTTTTCTCCAAGATAAAATCAGATTTCTTGAAATTTCCGATATTATTATTGAAACCGTAGCCAGAATAAATTTTGTACAGAACCCGACGTATTTCGATTACGTTCAAACAAATGAAGCTGCAAGACGTTTTGCTTCAGATATGATTCAAGTAAAAGTCTAG
- a CDS encoding glycosyltransferase family 2 protein: MKLSIVIPAYNEEESISETLRSLHSTLNKYNIPHEICVTNDNSKDGTAKVLDALSIEIPTLIYYTNPGPNGFGYAVRYGLERFTGDCVAVFMADMSDDPEDLVKYYFKMLEGDYDCVFGSRWEKGGKVVDYPALKKTINRVANFIVRMLMGIKYNDTTNAFKLYKRETIEGIKPFLAPHFNLTIELPLKAMVRGYNYAVVPNSWTNRKYGESKLKIKEMGSRYFFILMYCLIEKYFSQGDFMKKTTAPKKEVSR, encoded by the coding sequence ATGAAGCTAAGCATCGTAATACCAGCATATAACGAGGAAGAATCGATATCAGAAACTTTAAGATCCCTTCACAGCACCTTAAATAAGTACAATATACCTCATGAAATCTGTGTCACGAATGATAATTCAAAAGATGGCACAGCAAAAGTTCTCGATGCGCTTTCTATTGAAATTCCGACACTGATATATTACACCAATCCTGGTCCAAATGGATTTGGCTATGCGGTAAGATACGGGCTTGAACGCTTTACCGGTGATTGTGTAGCTGTATTCATGGCTGATATGTCGGACGATCCGGAGGATCTGGTAAAGTATTATTTCAAAATGCTGGAGGGCGATTATGACTGCGTATTTGGATCACGTTGGGAAAAAGGGGGAAAAGTAGTAGACTATCCTGCTTTGAAAAAAACCATTAACCGTGTTGCTAATTTTATCGTGCGTATGCTCATGGGTATAAAATACAATGATACAACCAACGCATTCAAACTTTATAAAAGGGAAACGATTGAAGGTATCAAACCTTTTCTTGCCCCGCATTTCAATCTGACAATCGAGCTGCCATTGAAAGCTATGGTTCGCGGTTATAACTATGCAGTAGTTCCCAATAGCTGGACCAACCGTAAATATGGTGAATCTAAGCTTAAAATAAAGGAAATGGGCAGCAGATATTTTTTTATCCTGATGTACTGCCTGATCGAAAAATATTTTTCACAAGGCGATTTTATGAAAAAAACAACTGCACCAAAGAAGGAAGTGAGCAGATAA
- a CDS encoding glycosyltransferase — MKASVCVPAYNHEKYIAQMLDGALMQQTTFPFEIVIGDDASSDNTQAIIQEYIDKNPGRIRAFLHTENQGPKEPREFAGRNNVLQLLKACKGEYVAMCEGDDYWTDPLKLQKQVDFLDSHPDYVICHHNAEVIYEDGTASHLFNSPDQKLTSNIEDILEDNWFMATASWLYRNYFLNNDFADWHAKAAAGDWAVVIQLAAHGKIGYLPETMGIYRKHSAGLSNVHAQANARFWLNRKEMFENVNQWLDYRYNETIQRTLTKYVSHLSKMEKIGSPD, encoded by the coding sequence ATGAAAGCTTCTGTTTGTGTCCCGGCATATAATCACGAAAAATACATTGCTCAAATGCTGGATGGCGCCTTGATGCAGCAAACTACATTCCCTTTTGAAATTGTTATAGGTGACGACGCTTCTTCGGATAATACGCAGGCCATTATTCAGGAATATATTGACAAAAATCCAGGACGGATTCGTGCTTTTTTACATACAGAGAATCAGGGCCCAAAAGAGCCGCGTGAATTTGCGGGCCGGAATAATGTGCTGCAATTATTAAAAGCATGCAAAGGTGAATACGTGGCTATGTGCGAAGGTGACGACTACTGGACAGATCCGCTCAAACTCCAAAAACAAGTCGATTTCCTGGATTCTCATCCTGATTATGTCATCTGTCATCACAATGCAGAAGTAATTTATGAAGATGGAACAGCCAGCCATTTATTTAATAGTCCGGACCAGAAACTGACTTCAAACATTGAAGATATACTGGAAGATAATTGGTTTATGGCTACGGCAAGCTGGCTTTACCGTAATTATTTCCTTAACAATGACTTTGCCGACTGGCATGCCAAAGCAGCAGCGGGTGACTGGGCTGTTGTAATACAATTAGCGGCACATGGCAAAATAGGTTATCTGCCAGAAACAATGGGAATTTACAGGAAACATAGTGCAGGACTAAGTAACGTTCATGCGCAGGCCAATGCCCGTTTTTGGCTGAACAGAAAAGAAATGTTTGAGAATGTAAACCAATGGCTTGATTATCGTTACAATGAAACCATTCAAAGAACGCTTACAAAATACGTTTCGCATCTTTCAAAAATGGAAAAAATTGGCAGTCCGGATTAA
- a CDS encoding phytanoyl-CoA dioxygenase family protein, which produces MSTLREQFNKDGYVLLRNFLDKEEINKIYLEARKIFATQIKHVTGKPVDIDDRDVFENAMFEFFEKDFNAFVNTGKTVQHTFSLHRLGLDPKIENLLKEAGLSNPIIGARAAMQFNSRFLSKDGSKHWKLDAHQDWRTGQGSLDSAVIWFPMVDAGAEIGALQVIPGSHKTGLQHSNTSGYQGGITTTLKEEDFVQTEFKVGDIVLFSAFLIHQSGNNITRNIRWSVQLRYNNLDEPTFIERGYPMAYIYKPETELVTPDFPSTDQLQDVFS; this is translated from the coding sequence ATGAGCACACTTCGTGAACAGTTTAATAAGGATGGTTACGTGCTTCTCAGAAATTTTCTGGATAAGGAAGAAATAAATAAAATTTATCTGGAAGCACGCAAAATATTCGCAACCCAGATCAAACATGTTACCGGCAAACCGGTCGATATTGATGACCGCGATGTTTTCGAAAATGCCATGTTTGAATTTTTCGAAAAAGATTTCAATGCCTTTGTCAATACAGGAAAAACAGTACAGCATACTTTTTCACTTCACCGCTTAGGGCTTGATCCCAAAATTGAAAACTTATTAAAAGAAGCAGGACTGTCCAATCCGATCATTGGTGCGCGTGCGGCGATGCAATTTAATAGTCGTTTTTTATCCAAAGATGGCAGCAAGCACTGGAAACTGGATGCTCACCAGGATTGGCGTACAGGACAGGGTTCTCTGGACAGTGCCGTAATCTGGTTTCCGATGGTCGATGCGGGAGCAGAAATTGGTGCTTTACAAGTAATTCCAGGCAGCCATAAAACTGGTTTGCAGCATTCAAATACCTCTGGTTACCAAGGCGGAATTACAACTACACTAAAAGAAGAGGATTTTGTACAAACGGAATTTAAAGTGGGGGATATTGTGCTGTTTTCGGCATTTCTGATACATCAGTCCGGAAATAATATTACCCGGAATATCCGCTGGTCGGTACAATTGAGATATAATAATCTGGATGAACCTACATTTATAGAGCGGGGTTATCCGATGGCTTATATTTACAAACCTGAAACTGAACTTGTTACACCAGATTTTCCAAGTACAGATCAATTACAGGACGTGTTCAGTTAA
- a CDS encoding class I SAM-dependent methyltransferase — MDHKEFLESLVCPLTGGTLTIAEDGKTLTSTDGVIYEVGETGIVNMLYPKELLPGDAREQYLYDQAFLRYDKGVSWVFETLNHSDEAATRKFFIDLMELEPGMTALEVGAGTGKDSALILDKVRPGGTAVLSDLSPNMLKLAQEKLSTEDVNVHYFLGNGSYLPFPDDTFDAVFHFGGINTFSERKRAFDELTRVVRPGGKVVVGDESVAPWLRNTPTYATLLKANPLFRAEVPIEDVPVNIENFKLHYVFGNAFYIMEYRVTAKAPEVDIDLPIPGKDFVDNWRVRAEKAVD, encoded by the coding sequence ATGGATCATAAGGAATTTTTAGAATCGTTGGTTTGTCCACTAACCGGCGGCACACTCACTATTGCCGAAGACGGCAAAACACTAACCAGTACGGATGGTGTTATTTATGAAGTAGGAGAAACAGGCATTGTTAACATGTTGTATCCAAAGGAATTACTTCCGGGAGATGCAAGAGAACAATATCTTTATGATCAGGCTTTTCTTCGTTATGATAAAGGTGTTTCATGGGTTTTTGAAACCCTGAACCATTCAGATGAAGCGGCAACCCGCAAGTTTTTTATTGATCTGATGGAATTGGAACCGGGTATGACAGCACTTGAAGTTGGTGCAGGAACTGGTAAAGATTCCGCACTTATACTGGATAAAGTAAGGCCGGGTGGAACCGCTGTTTTGTCTGATTTATCTCCAAACATGCTTAAACTGGCTCAGGAAAAACTTTCCACAGAGGATGTAAATGTTCATTATTTCCTTGGAAACGGTTCTTATCTTCCTTTTCCTGACGATACTTTTGATGCCGTTTTCCATTTTGGCGGAATCAATACATTTTCGGAAAGAAAGAGAGCTTTTGATGAACTGACACGCGTTGTTCGTCCTGGTGGAAAAGTTGTAGTTGGTGATGAAAGTGTAGCACCATGGTTAAGGAATACACCAACCTATGCCACTTTATTAAAAGCAAATCCACTATTCCGTGCCGAGGTGCCAATAGAAGACGTTCCTGTAAATATTGAAAATTTCAAATTGCATTATGTTTTTGGAAATGCTTTCTATATCATGGAATACAGGGTAACAGCCAAAGCACCAGAAGTTGATATTGACCTGCCAATCCCAGGGAAAGATTTTGTAGATAACTGGAGAGTAAGAGCAGAGAAGGCAGTTGATTAA
- a CDS encoding M20 family metallopeptidase has translation MSQLQEKIKSLAKEQSEYVIAHRRHLHSNPELSFEEFKTAAYVAQELRAIGLQPEEGFAGTGVVAIIEGRNPSSKTVGLRADMDALPILEANDVPYKSQFPGVMHACGHDVHTSSLLGTARILNQVRNEFDGSIKLVFQPAEEKAPGGASLMIKEGVLENPRPASMIGQHVAPNVPVGKIGFREGMYMASTDELYLTVIGKGGHAAAPHQLVDPVLMASHIIVALQQIISRNRNPANPAVLSFGRFIADGVTNVIPNEVTIQGTWRCMDEVWREEGLQKMKKLAEGIAEAMGGTCVFDIVRGYPFLKNHPELTRRVRTAATQYVGADNIVDLDLWMAGEDFAFYSQVVDSCFYRLGTRNEARGIISGVHTPTFDIDESALEISTGLMSWLAISELDA, from the coding sequence ATGTCTCAGCTTCAGGAAAAAATAAAATCACTTGCGAAAGAACAATCAGAATATGTTATCGCTCACAGACGCCATTTACATAGTAATCCCGAACTTTCATTTGAAGAATTTAAAACAGCTGCATATGTAGCTCAGGAACTGCGTGCTATTGGGTTACAACCAGAAGAAGGATTCGCAGGAACGGGTGTTGTAGCAATTATAGAAGGCAGGAATCCGTCTTCAAAAACAGTTGGTTTACGGGCGGATATGGACGCCCTTCCTATTTTGGAAGCTAATGATGTTCCTTATAAATCGCAATTTCCTGGTGTAATGCATGCCTGCGGGCATGACGTACATACTTCGTCTTTGTTGGGAACTGCACGAATTCTGAACCAGGTAAGGAATGAATTTGATGGATCGATCAAACTGGTTTTTCAGCCTGCCGAAGAAAAAGCGCCTGGTGGAGCTTCGCTCATGATAAAAGAGGGTGTTCTTGAAAATCCAAGGCCTGCCAGTATGATCGGGCAACACGTGGCGCCCAATGTTCCTGTTGGCAAAATTGGTTTCAGGGAAGGCATGTACATGGCGAGTACAGATGAATTATATCTGACAGTGATTGGAAAAGGGGGCCATGCAGCAGCACCGCACCAGCTTGTAGATCCGGTACTAATGGCATCTCATATCATTGTAGCATTACAGCAAATCATAAGCAGAAACAGAAATCCAGCCAATCCGGCCGTACTTTCATTCGGGCGGTTTATTGCAGACGGCGTTACCAATGTGATTCCTAATGAAGTTACGATTCAGGGAACCTGGCGTTGTATGGATGAAGTATGGAGGGAAGAAGGACTGCAGAAAATGAAAAAACTGGCCGAAGGAATTGCCGAAGCAATGGGAGGAACCTGTGTTTTTGATATTGTCCGGGGTTATCCTTTTCTGAAAAACCATCCCGAACTTACACGCAGGGTAAGAACAGCAGCAACCCAATATGTAGGTGCAGACAACATAGTGGATCTGGATCTTTGGATGGCCGGCGAAGATTTCGCCTTCTATTCACAGGTGGTTGATTCCTGCTTTTACAGGCTGGGTACACGCAATGAAGCCAGAGGAATTATATCCGGAGTACACACACCTACCTTTGATATTGATGAATCGGCACTGGAAATTTCTACAGGCTTAATGAGCTGGCTGGCTATTTCAGAGCTTGATGCTTAG
- a CDS encoding polyprenol monophosphomannose synthase yields the protein MNNSIVVIPTYNEIENIEAIIRDIFCLKQSFDVLIIDDGSPDGTANVVKNLIAEFSGSLHLEERKGKLGLGTAYIHGFKWALQRGYEFIFEMDADFSHPPVDLIRLYHACAVENHDVAIGSRYITGVNVVNWPINRVLMSYFAGYYVRLITGMPVMDPTAGFICYTSKVLKTINLDEVRFIGYAFQIEMKFNAWKFGFDVVEVPIIFTDRTKGASKMSRGIFKEAVLGVISLKINSLFKRYIPKHQALK from the coding sequence AGAATATAGAAGCAATCATCCGCGATATATTTTGCCTTAAACAATCATTTGATGTATTAATAATAGACGACGGATCTCCTGATGGAACCGCGAATGTTGTTAAAAATTTAATCGCTGAATTTAGTGGCTCCCTGCATCTTGAAGAAAGAAAGGGAAAGCTTGGCTTGGGCACAGCTTATATCCATGGTTTCAAATGGGCATTGCAGCGTGGGTATGAGTTTATATTTGAAATGGATGCTGATTTTTCTCATCCTCCCGTAGATCTGATCCGCCTTTATCATGCCTGTGCTGTGGAGAATCATGATGTAGCAATCGGATCGCGCTATATTACCGGGGTTAATGTAGTAAACTGGCCAATCAACCGTGTATTAATGTCTTATTTTGCCGGATATTATGTACGATTAATAACCGGCATGCCCGTTATGGACCCTACGGCTGGTTTTATATGCTACACGAGTAAAGTATTAAAAACGATAAATCTGGATGAAGTAAGATTTATTGGTTATGCTTTTCAGATTGAGATGAAATTCAATGCATGGAAATTTGGGTTTGATGTGGTAGAAGTGCCGATTATATTTACGGACAGAACAAAAGGCGCTTCCAAAATGTCCCGTGGGATATTTAAGGAAGCGGTATTGGGTGTGATCAGCCTTAAAATCAATAGCCTTTTTAAACGTTATATTCCTAAGCATCAAGCTCTGAAATAG